From one Allorhizobium ampelinum S4 genomic stretch:
- a CDS encoding lipocalin-like domain-containing protein, producing the protein MNANIRRFMIFVLALLLGGNPVFAQGFAGLGAKAGDGFALPQPGQPLAFPMDHGPHPNYRIEWWYVTANLTGPDGRDYGVQWTLFRSALKPGEAEGWNSPQIWMGHAALTTKDHHYATEKFARGGIGQAGVALEPFSAWIDDWSLTTRPQTGKTGDVVSSLTMKAKGADFSYDLALQATGPLVAQGDHGYSVKSAEGQASYYYSQPFYAVNGILNLPDGPVPVTGKAWLDREWSSQPLSADQKGWDWFSLHFDDGAKLMGYHLRGKGDDYTVSTWITPQGVPEPMRPGALKLTVVKQTQVAGRTMPVEWQLELPEKAMSIRTTPVNAQSWMPLAFPYWEGPIRFSGSHAGTGYLEMTGY; encoded by the coding sequence ATGAACGCTAACATTCGTCGGTTCATGATTTTCGTTCTGGCGCTGCTGCTTGGCGGTAATCCGGTTTTCGCCCAGGGCTTTGCCGGTCTTGGTGCCAAAGCTGGCGATGGTTTCGCCTTGCCGCAGCCAGGCCAACCGCTTGCGTTTCCAATGGATCATGGCCCGCACCCCAATTACCGGATCGAATGGTGGTATGTGACGGCCAATCTGACCGGGCCGGACGGGCGCGATTACGGGGTGCAATGGACGCTGTTTCGTTCAGCATTGAAACCGGGCGAGGCGGAGGGCTGGAACAGTCCACAAATCTGGATGGGCCATGCGGCCTTGACAACGAAGGACCACCATTACGCTACGGAAAAGTTTGCGCGTGGAGGAATAGGTCAGGCGGGCGTGGCGCTTGAGCCGTTTTCCGCCTGGATCGATGATTGGTCGCTCACGACAAGACCACAGACCGGAAAAACTGGCGATGTCGTGTCCTCCTTGACCATGAAGGCCAAGGGCGCCGATTTTTCCTACGATCTCGCCCTGCAGGCCACCGGCCCCCTGGTGGCGCAGGGAGATCATGGCTACTCGGTTAAATCAGCGGAAGGGCAGGCGAGCTATTATTATTCCCAGCCCTTCTATGCGGTGAACGGTATCTTGAACCTGCCTGACGGCCCTGTCCCTGTGACGGGCAAGGCTTGGCTGGATCGGGAATGGTCTTCGCAGCCTCTTTCCGCCGACCAGAAAGGCTGGGATTGGTTCTCCCTCCACTTCGATGACGGCGCAAAACTGATGGGTTATCATCTGCGTGGCAAGGGTGACGATTATACCGTCTCCACCTGGATCACGCCACAGGGTGTGCCGGAGCCAATGCGCCCCGGTGCGCTCAAGCTGACGGTGGTAAAACAAACGCAGGTCGCGGGTCGCACCATGCCAGTGGAGTGGCAACTGGAACTGCCCGAAAAAGCCATGTCGATCCGCACCACGCCCGTAAACGCGCAAAGCTGGATGCCCCTGGCGTTTCCTTATTGGGAAGGCCCGATCCGCTTTTCAGGCAGTCATGCTGGTACAGGCTACCTTGAAATGACCGGATATTGA
- a CDS encoding GntR family transcriptional regulator, with amino-acid sequence MKLDEKISFHDSNLEDRAFTIRESLRNAIIDRRLTPGTKLSEAEVGLLFDVSRTVVRSALQMLAFEGLIKTERNRGAFVSNPSPEEAVQVFACRRMIEPGIVLAAVERLTEDDLVAFRAQLEDEQHHLHQRGPAARRAEIKASGDFHLMLAKVAGNAILQKFMDELVARSSLVIALYGGSGASSCGHNEHEQILEALVERDAKRASALMLHHIDHIEADLDLRVREGLALKDALGL; translated from the coding sequence ATGAAGCTTGACGAAAAAATCAGTTTTCACGATTCAAATTTGGAAGACCGTGCGTTCACCATCCGCGAATCCCTACGAAATGCGATTATCGACCGGCGTTTAACACCCGGAACCAAGCTTTCCGAGGCGGAAGTGGGCCTTCTGTTCGATGTCAGCCGGACCGTTGTGCGCAGTGCTCTGCAAATGCTTGCATTCGAAGGGCTGATAAAGACGGAACGAAATAGGGGTGCTTTTGTATCCAATCCGAGCCCCGAAGAAGCAGTGCAGGTGTTTGCCTGCCGCCGAATGATTGAACCTGGTATTGTGCTGGCGGCTGTCGAGCGGCTGACGGAGGACGATCTGGTCGCTTTTCGTGCCCAGTTGGAAGATGAACAACACCATCTGCACCAGCGCGGGCCTGCGGCGAGGCGTGCCGAAATAAAGGCCTCGGGCGATTTCCATCTGATGCTGGCCAAAGTTGCCGGCAATGCCATCCTGCAAAAATTCATGGATGAATTGGTGGCCCGATCATCGTTGGTCATCGCGCTGTATGGTGGTTCCGGTGCGTCTAGTTGCGGTCATAATGAGCATGAACAGATACTTGAGGCTCTTGTGGAGCGGGATGCCAAGCGTGCAAGTGCGCTGATGCTGCATCACATTGATCATATCGAAGCGGATCTGGATTTGCGGGTGCGGGAAGGTCTGGCATTGAAGGATGCCTTGGGACTTTAG
- a CDS encoding PilZ domain-containing protein, which produces MENKRRDHRVRTLQAARIILKNGFSTFSCTVKNISSGGAKLAGDNFVNVPDEFDLLMDGGRKVHCVVRWRKITEIGVEFA; this is translated from the coding sequence ATGGAGAATAAGCGTAGAGATCATCGAGTCCGAACCTTACAAGCGGCGCGCATAATCTTGAAAAACGGGTTTTCGACCTTTAGCTGCACCGTCAAGAATATTTCGTCCGGTGGCGCGAAGCTGGCTGGAGATAATTTTGTCAATGTTCCCGATGAATTCGATTTACTGATGGATGGCGGGCGCAAGGTCCATTGTGTCGTCCGGTGGCGGAAGATAACGGAAATCGGCGTGGAATTCGCCTGA
- a CDS encoding ABC transporter ATP-binding protein has translation MKQAAAIDIAAVTKVYGHTTAVHSISLKIPAGTYCCLLGPSGCGKTSTLRMIAGHETVTTGDILLGNTNITDLAPAARGTAMMFQSYALFPHLDLTENVAFSLKMKGIDKATRSAKAMEMLQLMQLEAYADRRPAQLSGGQQQRVALARALITDPEALLLDEPLSALDPFLKIRMRAELKKLQTSLGITFVHVTHSQEEAMALADLIVIMNDGRIEQAADPRTVFERPASAFVARFMGDHNVISGRVTSVSDEIAMISVAGGADFAASGKAAIGEPADIAVRTDHVRIGQSQVPGLGFTGSVTNVEYRGSTVKLMLSGAGIEDFTAILTDAAFHAHPVKVGEAIAVCWEADDAIVLGKPALK, from the coding sequence ATGAAACAAGCCGCCGCCATCGATATTGCCGCCGTTACCAAGGTTTACGGCCATACGACAGCCGTCCACAGCATCAGCCTGAAAATTCCAGCTGGCACCTATTGCTGCCTACTCGGCCCTTCCGGTTGCGGTAAGACATCGACGTTACGGATGATTGCCGGACACGAGACCGTCACAACAGGTGATATCCTGCTGGGCAACACCAACATCACCGATCTCGCGCCCGCCGCGCGCGGCACAGCGATGATGTTCCAGTCCTACGCGTTGTTTCCGCATCTCGACCTCACCGAAAATGTCGCCTTCAGCCTGAAAATGAAGGGCATCGACAAAGCCACCCGCAGCGCCAAGGCGATGGAGATGCTGCAATTGATGCAACTGGAGGCCTATGCGGACCGCCGCCCCGCCCAGCTTTCCGGCGGACAGCAGCAGCGTGTGGCGCTGGCACGCGCGTTGATTACCGATCCGGAAGCGCTTCTTCTGGACGAGCCTTTGTCCGCACTCGATCCGTTTTTGAAAATCCGCATGCGGGCCGAACTGAAGAAGCTCCAGACCTCGCTTGGCATCACCTTCGTGCATGTGACCCATAGCCAGGAAGAGGCCATGGCGCTCGCCGACCTGATCGTTATCATGAACGATGGCCGCATCGAACAGGCTGCCGATCCCCGCACCGTATTCGAGCGCCCGGCCTCAGCATTCGTCGCTCGTTTCATGGGCGATCACAATGTCATTTCAGGCCGAGTCACGAGCGTTTCCGATGAGATCGCGATGATATCAGTCGCAGGCGGGGCGGATTTCGCAGCTTCCGGCAAAGCCGCCATCGGCGAACCCGCCGACATAGCGGTGCGCACTGACCATGTGCGGATTGGCCAGAGCCAGGTCCCGGGCCTCGGATTCACCGGCTCTGTCACCAATGTCGAATATCGAGGTTCCACCGTGAAGCTGATGCTGAGCGGTGCGGGCATTGAAGACTTTACCGCCATCCTGACCGATGCCGCCTTCCACGCACATCCGGTCAAGGTAGGCGAAGCCATTGCCGTTTGCTGGGAGGCCGATGACGCCATTGTTCTCGGCAAACCGGCGCTGAAATAA
- a CDS encoding DNA-3-methyladenine glycosylase: protein MMEFNSSAVDIARDLIGAELFVGGVGGMIVETEAYERDDPASHSFRGLTPRNNAMFGPAGHIYVYRSYGIHWCLNIVCRPGSAVLIRALAPSHGLDVMQARRGNVAPRFLCAGPGRLAQALGITVQHNGLPLALPPFQLEPAKIRPSVAIGPRIGITKAVDHPWRFGLAGSKFLSKPFPAAL, encoded by the coding sequence ATGATGGAGTTCAACAGCAGTGCTGTCGATATTGCCCGCGACCTGATTGGCGCCGAGCTTTTCGTGGGGGGTGTCGGCGGCATGATCGTCGAAACCGAGGCCTATGAACGTGACGATCCGGCATCCCATAGCTTTCGAGGGCTCACACCGCGCAATAATGCGATGTTTGGTCCAGCCGGACATATCTATGTCTACCGTTCCTACGGCATCCACTGGTGCTTGAACATCGTTTGCCGACCCGGCAGTGCGGTTTTGATCCGGGCGCTCGCGCCAAGCCACGGCTTGGATGTCATGCAAGCGCGGCGTGGCAACGTGGCGCCGCGTTTTCTATGTGCAGGTCCGGGCCGTTTGGCCCAGGCATTGGGCATAACCGTTCAACACAATGGCTTGCCTCTCGCCCTGCCACCATTTCAGCTTGAGCCTGCCAAAATCCGTCCAAGCGTGGCGATCGGTCCTCGCATTGGCATTACCAAAGCTGTCGATCACCCCTGGCGCTTTGGTTTGGCGGGGTCTAAATTTCTAAGTAAGCCTTTCCCGGCTGCCCTCTAG
- a CDS encoding ABC transporter ATP-binding protein: MVLVLDAVKKTYRTSEGPLEVLKGVSLTLAAGRTMALTGESGSGKSTLLHLAGGLDSADAGKLCVDGEDIDALDDKGRARLRRGTVGLIFQQFNLIPSLDVRANLAFHARLGERYDGQWQTELTERLGLAALLSRYPEQLSGGQQQRVAIGRTLAVRPKLVLADEPTGNLDEETGNAVMALMLSLVRETGAALLMVTHSPRLAAMLDENLHLRAGRVA; the protein is encoded by the coding sequence ATGGTGCTGGTACTGGATGCCGTAAAAAAAACATACCGCACATCGGAAGGTCCTTTGGAGGTTCTCAAAGGTGTCAGCTTGACCCTGGCCGCAGGGCGAACCATGGCATTGACCGGGGAATCTGGCAGCGGAAAAAGTACATTGCTTCATCTGGCGGGCGGGCTGGACAGCGCCGATGCCGGGAAGCTTTGCGTGGATGGGGAAGATATCGATGCGCTCGATGATAAAGGTCGCGCCCGGTTGCGGCGTGGCACAGTCGGGTTGATTTTTCAGCAGTTCAACCTGATCCCCTCGCTGGATGTGCGGGCCAATCTGGCCTTTCATGCCCGGCTGGGTGAGCGTTACGATGGGCAATGGCAGACGGAATTGACGGAACGCCTTGGGCTTGCGGCGCTTCTGTCGCGCTATCCCGAGCAGCTCTCCGGCGGCCAGCAACAGCGCGTCGCCATCGGTCGGACACTTGCTGTCCGGCCAAAACTGGTTCTGGCCGATGAGCCGACGGGAAATCTCGACGAAGAGACGGGCAATGCGGTCATGGCTTTGATGTTATCTCTGGTGCGGGAGACGGGTGCGGCCCTGTTGATGGTGACACATTCACCCCGATTGGCTGCCATGCTGGATGAAAACTTGCATTTGCGTGCCGGGCGGGTGGCCTGA
- a CDS encoding ABC transporter substrate-binding protein — translation MTDTKKPKSGVTRRSLLKTGAAAAGLAAGSGAITGFPTIWAQTKITLRQFGTGVSNINAIAEKCKADLGITLEMTATDSDAAAQRAVTQPNSYDIADVEYWIAKKVFPSGVLQPMEVKKLKYYDKIVPLFINGKLKPESVIAQGTAPHTVGFVEKPGAKIFAKAPTEWMTMVPTIYNADTLGIRPDLVGRDITSWADIMDPAFKGKTSILNIPSIGIMDAAMIMEAMGNIKYADKGNMTKAEIDKTIDFLIKAKQSGQFRAFWKSFDESVNLMASGEVVIQSMWSPAVAAVRSKGIACKYQPLKEGYRAWGGGLGLAAHLKGAQLDAAYEYINWYTSGWVGGYLNRQGYYSACMETAKNFMSADEWGYWIEGKPAQGDIMSPEGKVMEKAGAVRDGGSFEERMGKVACWNSVMDEDRYMVRRWNEFIAA, via the coding sequence ATGACTGATACCAAAAAGCCAAAATCCGGCGTGACCCGCCGTTCGCTTTTGAAGACGGGAGCCGCCGCAGCGGGTCTTGCCGCCGGTTCCGGCGCCATCACTGGCTTTCCGACCATCTGGGCGCAGACCAAGATCACCCTTCGTCAATTTGGCACCGGCGTTTCAAACATCAATGCCATCGCCGAAAAGTGCAAGGCCGACCTCGGCATCACCCTGGAAATGACGGCGACGGATTCTGACGCCGCCGCCCAGCGCGCCGTGACCCAGCCGAACTCCTATGACATTGCCGATGTCGAATACTGGATCGCCAAGAAGGTCTTCCCATCAGGCGTCTTGCAGCCGATGGAAGTCAAGAAGCTCAAATATTACGACAAGATCGTACCGCTGTTCATCAACGGCAAACTGAAGCCGGAAAGCGTCATTGCCCAGGGCACAGCGCCACACACCGTCGGCTTCGTCGAAAAGCCCGGCGCGAAAATCTTCGCCAAGGCTCCGACCGAATGGATGACGATGGTGCCGACCATCTACAATGCCGACACGCTCGGCATTCGCCCAGACCTCGTTGGCCGCGACATCACCAGCTGGGCCGATATCATGGACCCCGCTTTCAAGGGCAAGACGTCGATCCTCAACATTCCATCGATCGGCATCATGGATGCCGCGATGATCATGGAAGCCATGGGCAATATCAAATATGCCGACAAGGGCAACATGACCAAGGCCGAGATAGACAAGACCATCGATTTCCTGATCAAGGCCAAGCAGAGCGGCCAGTTCCGCGCCTTCTGGAAAAGCTTCGATGAAAGCGTCAACCTGATGGCTTCGGGCGAAGTCGTCATCCAATCCATGTGGTCGCCAGCCGTTGCCGCTGTCCGCTCCAAGGGCATCGCCTGCAAATATCAACCGCTGAAGGAAGGCTACCGCGCCTGGGGCGGCGGGCTGGGTCTTGCGGCGCATCTGAAAGGCGCGCAGCTCGATGCGGCCTATGAATACATCAATTGGTACACGTCCGGCTGGGTCGGCGGCTACCTGAACCGCCAGGGCTATTATTCGGCCTGCATGGAAACCGCCAAGAACTTCATGTCCGCGGATGAATGGGGTTACTGGATCGAAGGCAAGCCAGCCCAGGGCGACATCATGTCTCCTGAAGGCAAGGTGATGGAAAAGGCCGGTGCCGTACGCGACGGCGGCTCCTTCGAAGAGCGCATGGGCAAGGTTGCCTGCTGGAATTCCGTCATGGACGAGGACCGTTACATGGTTCGACGCTGGAACGAGTTCATCGCCGCCTGA
- a CDS encoding ABC transporter permease, with amino-acid sequence MATVRFIGVGKPKPRREIRVPAWLTAYLQAAPLALILGGFLLLPILMIVIVSFWDYDFAQMYPGFVTFNYTETLGSWVTWKTYLNTLKFAGIVWLLTLFIGFWVAYFLAFHIRSAAMQSVLFLICTVPFLTSNIIRMISWIPVLGRNGLVNQALVGTGIIPQPLEWLLYSDFAVVLAMVHLYTLFMVTPIFNTLMRIDKALVEAARDAGASSLQILTNVILPLAKPGMAIGTIFVVTLTMADFSTVQVMSGGQSASVALIMKNQMSLLQYPAAAANAVVLLILVLLMVAGILRIVDIRKEL; translated from the coding sequence ATGGCAACAGTGCGGTTTATAGGCGTCGGCAAACCAAAGCCAAGGCGCGAAATCCGCGTGCCTGCCTGGCTGACAGCCTATCTTCAAGCAGCCCCCCTGGCGCTTATCCTCGGCGGATTTCTACTGTTGCCGATCCTGATGATCGTGATTGTCAGCTTTTGGGATTATGACTTCGCCCAGATGTATCCCGGTTTTGTCACCTTCAATTATACGGAAACGCTTGGTTCCTGGGTCACCTGGAAAACCTATCTAAACACGCTGAAATTCGCAGGCATTGTCTGGCTCCTGACGCTGTTCATCGGCTTCTGGGTCGCCTATTTTCTCGCCTTCCACATCCGTAGCGCCGCCATGCAGAGCGTGCTTTTCCTGATCTGCACCGTGCCGTTCCTGACCTCGAATATCATCCGGATGATTTCCTGGATTCCGGTTCTGGGGCGCAATGGATTGGTCAACCAGGCGTTGGTCGGAACCGGCATCATTCCACAGCCGCTGGAATGGCTGCTTTATTCAGACTTTGCCGTGGTGCTGGCCATGGTGCATCTCTACACCCTGTTCATGGTCACGCCGATCTTCAATACGCTGATGCGGATCGACAAGGCGCTGGTGGAGGCCGCAAGGGACGCAGGTGCTTCGAGCCTGCAAATCCTCACCAATGTCATTCTGCCGCTCGCCAAGCCCGGCATGGCTATCGGCACAATTTTCGTCGTCACTTTGACCATGGCCGATTTCTCCACCGTACAGGTGATGTCCGGTGGCCAGAGCGCCTCGGTGGCGCTGATCATGAAGAACCAGATGTCACTGCTGCAATATCCAGCCGCTGCCGCCAATGCCGTGGTGCTGCTGATCCTCGTCCTGCTGATGGTCGCGGGGATCTTGCGCATCGTCGATATCCGCAAGGAGCTGTAA
- a CDS encoding ABC transporter permease, whose amino-acid sequence MLRTAFLALLSHWRRKPLQLAMLLLGLSLATALWSGVQAINAEARASYARAAAMLGQNRLSDIQRKDGRPIPISTYVALRRAGLLVSPVLEGEMRLGTFRLRLIGIDPLTIPSVAQPVDLRGDGNINRFLLPPGQIAVSQATADALQGQSLPPLDIVKDLPFATGFTDIGRAQALLAQRDGLTRLIVSPEQPISQQQLAALAPELRLKSPDGEGDLARLTDSFHLNLTAFGLLSFVVGLFIVYAAVRLAFEQRRPTFRTLRSLGLSASALMLLLFMELLVFALAAGVAGVALGYVVASVLLPDVALTLRGLYGADVPGTLAFRPQWWVTGIGIAVVGTLASAGQSLWQVWRMPLLAPAQPRAWAMASERAWFLQALASAVLFAVTLILMKFGHGLVAGFATLGALLLASALALPVILVPVLRLMQSLAKRPVWQWFWADTRQQLPSLSLALMALLLALSANVGVGTMVSSFRLTFVGWLDQRLAAELYVTARNDNEAERLQAWLAPRVKAVLPIWNAQGEVGGKTVVIHGVVDDATYRDHWPMLAATPDVWDRLARGEGALINEQMMRREGLAVGEEITLPGGWKPRILGVYSDYGNPNEDVIVTQSELVSRFSDLSRLRFGLRIRPEQTGALRETLMTEFGLPPDNVVDQAVIKARSLAIFEKTFAVTAALNVLTLGVAGLAMFASLMTLSGMRLPQIAPVWAMGLTRRAITGLELARTLILAGFTLVAALPVGLGLAWVLLAIVNVEAFGWRLPMHVFPVQWLWLGGFALLASLLSALIPLAGIARLKPSDLLKVFANER is encoded by the coding sequence ATGCTGCGCACCGCTTTTCTGGCTTTGCTGTCGCATTGGCGGCGCAAGCCGCTTCAATTGGCCATGCTGCTTCTCGGTTTGTCGCTGGCAACAGCACTTTGGTCGGGGGTGCAGGCGATCAATGCCGAGGCGCGGGCTTCTTATGCGCGGGCCGCTGCCATGCTGGGGCAAAATCGCCTGTCTGATATCCAAAGGAAAGATGGCAGGCCCATCCCCATCTCGACCTATGTCGCGCTGCGGCGGGCGGGGCTGCTGGTTTCCCCGGTTCTTGAAGGGGAGATGCGACTTGGCACGTTTCGCCTGCGGTTGATCGGCATAGATCCCCTAACGATCCCGTCGGTCGCCCAGCCAGTCGATCTGCGCGGTGATGGCAATATCAATCGTTTCCTGCTGCCCCCAGGGCAGATTGCGGTTTCGCAAGCGACCGCGGATGCCCTTCAGGGGCAATCGCTGCCGCCACTTGATATCGTCAAGGATCTGCCTTTTGCAACTGGGTTTACCGATATCGGCAGGGCGCAAGCCTTGCTGGCACAACGCGATGGCTTGACCCGGCTGATCGTCTCGCCGGAACAGCCGATTTCGCAACAGCAACTGGCGGCATTGGCGCCTGAGCTGCGCTTGAAATCCCCTGATGGCGAAGGGGATCTTGCACGATTAACGGACAGTTTTCATCTCAACCTGACGGCCTTCGGACTGCTGTCTTTCGTGGTCGGACTGTTCATCGTCTATGCGGCGGTGCGGCTGGCTTTCGAACAGAGGCGGCCCACCTTTCGCACGCTTCGATCTCTTGGTCTCTCGGCCAGCGCCTTGATGCTCCTGCTTTTCATGGAACTGCTGGTCTTTGCATTGGCTGCGGGCGTCGCGGGCGTGGCGCTTGGCTATGTCGTAGCCTCTGTCTTGCTGCCGGATGTGGCACTGACACTCAGGGGCCTTTATGGCGCCGATGTTCCTGGTACGCTGGCTTTTCGGCCCCAATGGTGGGTGACAGGCATCGGTATTGCGGTTGTTGGCACGCTGGCGTCCGCCGGGCAAAGTCTCTGGCAGGTCTGGCGCATGCCTCTGCTGGCCCCGGCCCAGCCGCGCGCCTGGGCTATGGCTTCGGAACGAGCCTGGTTTCTCCAGGCACTGGCTTCCGCCGTACTATTTGCGGTAACGCTGATCTTGATGAAATTTGGTCATGGTCTGGTGGCTGGTTTTGCCACTTTGGGAGCGCTCTTGCTGGCCTCGGCCCTGGCCTTGCCGGTCATTCTGGTGCCCGTGCTGCGGTTGATGCAGTCCTTGGCAAAGCGACCGGTGTGGCAATGGTTCTGGGCCGATACCCGCCAGCAATTGCCCAGCCTTTCCCTGGCCTTGATGGCGCTTCTTCTGGCGTTATCGGCCAATGTCGGGGTTGGAACCATGGTGTCCAGCTTTCGTCTGACTTTTGTCGGCTGGCTCGATCAAAGACTGGCCGCTGAGCTTTACGTGACGGCGCGCAACGATAACGAGGCCGAGCGTTTGCAGGCCTGGCTTGCCCCTCGGGTGAAGGCTGTGCTGCCAATCTGGAATGCGCAGGGAGAAGTCGGCGGCAAAACCGTGGTTATTCATGGCGTGGTCGATGATGCGACCTACCGCGATCACTGGCCGATGCTTGCCGCCACGCCGGATGTCTGGGACAGGTTGGCCCGAGGTGAAGGGGCGTTGATCAATGAACAGATGATGCGCCGCGAGGGCTTGGCGGTGGGTGAGGAGATCACGCTGCCCGGTGGCTGGAAGCCCCGTATTCTCGGTGTCTATTCCGATTACGGTAATCCCAATGAGGATGTGATCGTCACTCAATCGGAATTGGTCAGCCGTTTTTCCGATCTCTCGCGCTTGCGGTTCGGGCTGCGGATACGGCCAGAACAGACCGGCGCGCTGCGTGAGACTTTAATGACTGAATTCGGCTTGCCGCCCGACAACGTCGTGGATCAAGCGGTGATCAAGGCGCGATCACTGGCGATTTTCGAAAAGACCTTCGCCGTTACAGCCGCTCTCAATGTGTTGACGCTGGGGGTCGCGGGGCTTGCGATGTTTGCCAGCCTCATGACGCTGTCAGGCATGAGGCTGCCCCAGATCGCTCCGGTCTGGGCAATGGGTCTGACCCGTCGCGCGATAACCGGGTTGGAGCTTGCCCGTACTCTTATCCTTGCAGGCTTTACACTCGTTGCCGCGCTGCCGGTGGGACTTGGACTGGCCTGGGTTTTGTTGGCGATAGTCAATGTCGAGGCCTTTGGTTGGCGCTTACCAATGCATGTGTTTCCAGTCCAGTGGCTATGGTTGGGAGGGTTTGCACTGTTGGCCTCGCTGCTCTCGGCACTGATCCCACTTGCCGGTATTGCCCGATTGAAGCCATCGGATTTATTGAAAGTCTTTGCCAATGAACGCTAA